The following proteins are co-located in the Vidua macroura isolate BioBank_ID:100142 chromosome 1, ASM2450914v1, whole genome shotgun sequence genome:
- the LOC128809796 gene encoding prostate stem cell antigen-like, translating to MKAFLVLLLGALLCVDPGSSLQCYSCTSQLSNAKCETKKTCGANDVCKTDVIRVVGLFSIISKGCDSSCEPSYQDFNVGNRNITCCSSELCNVNAAGSVRSSFGLAGGIAAGVLWTVVNNKF from the exons ATGAAGGCTTtccttgtgctcctgctgggagcgCTCCTGTGCGTGGACCCAG GTTCATCTTTGCAGTGCTACagctgcacatcccagctcAGCAACGCCAAGTGCGAGACAAAGAAGACATGCGGCGCTAACGACGTGTGCAAGACAGACGTGATCC GGGTTGTGGGGCTCTTCAGCATCATCAGCAAGGGATGTGACTCCTCGTGTGAACCGTCCTACCAGGACTTTAACGTGGGCAACAGGAACAtcacctgctgcagcagtgagctCTGCAACGTCAACGCCGCGGGCAGTGTGAGGTCCAGCTTTGGGCTGGCAGGAGGGATCGCGGCCGGAGTGCTCTGGACCGTCGTCAACAACAAATTTTGA